The proteins below come from a single Chitinophaga pinensis DSM 2588 genomic window:
- a CDS encoding DUF2167 domain-containing protein: protein MLRSIYVAVLLLATIAVKAAGPVEDSTEIYQRQYEQFVDSVRKSEKFETGLIHLPGGKANIEVPEGFKFLNKEQSQYVLTTLWGNPPENAKDVLGMIFPAKGDPFTEGSYAFIVEFEEIGYVKDDDAEKIDYDEMLKNMQTDEKATNEERVKNGYSTVHIVGWAQKPFYDAKNKVLHWAKEVKFGDEEGANTLNYNVRILGRHGVLSLNAICTMDELPLVKANINQVLHMAKFTDGNTYFDFDPKMDQVAAWTIGGLVAGKILAKVGFFAIILKFLIAGWKFVAIGFAALIAFLKNLFTRRRKEKMINTAGLADHADDTADDVTAPAPVADVAVEQALAAPDKDPTTPTV, encoded by the coding sequence ATGTTAAGATCCATTTATGTTGCCGTATTACTACTGGCAACCATTGCCGTAAAAGCTGCCGGCCCTGTGGAAGATTCTACCGAAATTTATCAGCGGCAGTATGAGCAGTTCGTAGATTCTGTCAGAAAATCAGAAAAATTTGAGACCGGCCTAATCCACCTGCCGGGTGGTAAAGCCAATATCGAAGTACCTGAAGGCTTTAAGTTCCTGAACAAGGAACAGAGTCAGTACGTACTGACTACGCTCTGGGGAAACCCGCCTGAAAATGCGAAAGATGTACTTGGAATGATCTTCCCTGCAAAAGGAGATCCTTTTACAGAAGGGTCTTATGCCTTTATCGTTGAATTTGAGGAGATTGGTTATGTGAAAGACGATGACGCAGAAAAGATCGATTACGACGAGATGCTGAAGAATATGCAGACCGATGAAAAAGCCACCAATGAAGAACGTGTAAAGAATGGATACTCAACTGTGCACATTGTAGGATGGGCGCAAAAGCCATTTTACGACGCTAAAAACAAGGTGCTGCACTGGGCAAAGGAAGTGAAGTTTGGGGACGAAGAAGGGGCTAATACGCTCAATTATAATGTGCGTATACTGGGTCGTCACGGCGTCCTGTCCCTGAATGCTATCTGTACGATGGACGAACTGCCGCTGGTGAAAGCCAATATTAACCAGGTGCTGCATATGGCCAAATTCACAGATGGGAATACTTACTTTGATTTCGATCCGAAAATGGACCAGGTAGCCGCATGGACGATAGGTGGACTGGTAGCGGGAAAAATACTGGCGAAAGTAGGCTTCTTCGCCATTATCCTGAAGTTCCTGATCGCCGGCTGGAAATTTGTCGCAATAGGTTTTGCTGCATTGATCGCCTTCCTCAAAAACCTGTTTACCCGCAGGAGAAAAGAGAAAATGATCAACACGGCAGGTCTTGCTGATCATGCAGATGATACTGCTGATGATGTAACAGCTCCTGCACCGGTAGCCGATGTTGCCGTAGAACAGGCGCTTGCTGCGCCGGATAAAGATCCGACTACGCCGACCGTATAA
- a CDS encoding SEL1-like repeat protein, whose product MSHRMYLYNLSGNEVTAKSSATTMPLASYGVNDTDVRMMMEWKYEFPLLFHPLFDDTTAIAPPVYNGSEGGLYAPAAPGIEALKALYDFIEKHQDTLIDDIAAFQETKTKIFTWFSRKVIHPAFHLDAWDVFNMSDESHETQAEELIALIHANNKALAAAIAADNPALLDSCPYFQEQGNYFKTFRQLLNEPLYQFGWSILASGMSGDEDELQVFSEGNLKGLKDTDGNEVVAAIYEEIYGFPYGADLAVVMKNGKAGYIDKSGREVMPCVFDDAYDFEDGYAAVVAHGKFGLIDTEGNFKLPAIYEDGHVLSATAIAVQQDGLWGIIDIDGQVLLPFRDVKEIIAEQTYTFTYYKLVGHQQEESWYTHAFKPLVIGPVSGIECFGEYYIVTKDGRATLIDAQGNVLLGEGYLHIRAEELLNALIVQSAAGTGLYIPEKGWILPCVYEAIFPLEDANPEEDGTVYVIVKKNKEAGLFGVGANSRWIKAPGYQQFRWLKKDFLSYQENKLWGCMDATGRLLTEAIYTAINSKFGYLPYGLALGFHSKGIDVIDEDGSTRLFQSVEAQNELNDYPQACYSKTEIQQLKQVAKSAEKALTFFEEAQEYKEQGQYEKALDLFRQSAELGNPAALTSIGHTYEVAYDDFDKAFAYYSQAAQLGEVYAMSNLGLSYQYGRGTAVDIPAAIDWFQKAADRKHGDAYLYLGDIYYHSTFNVVDYDKALFNYSKAHLLQEQPVADAIGHIYEVKQNYEQAVYYYGVAVENGNAFAKWRLACLYMDGNGVDTDLEKALLLLHEAVAEQAEAHLDLVAIYMSADYYDEDKAGAHLAAAEEAEVPDVATYKARYEILWKRRR is encoded by the coding sequence ATGTCACATAGAATGTATTTGTATAACCTCTCCGGGAACGAGGTTACAGCAAAATCGTCTGCAACAACAATGCCCCTTGCCAGTTACGGCGTAAACGATACGGATGTGCGTATGATGATGGAATGGAAGTATGAATTCCCGCTTTTATTTCATCCCCTCTTTGACGATACAACCGCTATTGCTCCACCGGTCTATAATGGCAGTGAAGGGGGCTTATATGCGCCTGCTGCTCCCGGTATTGAAGCCTTGAAGGCTTTGTATGATTTTATCGAAAAGCATCAGGACACGCTGATTGATGACATTGCTGCTTTCCAGGAAACGAAAACAAAGATCTTCACCTGGTTCAGCAGGAAAGTCATCCATCCGGCCTTCCACCTGGATGCCTGGGATGTATTCAATATGAGTGATGAATCGCATGAGACACAGGCTGAAGAACTGATCGCTCTCATTCATGCAAACAATAAGGCCCTTGCAGCCGCTATTGCTGCGGATAATCCCGCATTGCTGGATAGCTGTCCTTATTTCCAGGAACAGGGTAATTATTTTAAAACGTTCAGGCAGTTACTGAATGAGCCATTGTATCAATTTGGCTGGAGTATACTGGCATCAGGTATGTCCGGCGATGAAGACGAGCTCCAGGTCTTCAGCGAAGGAAATCTGAAAGGGCTGAAAGATACAGACGGGAATGAAGTAGTAGCGGCTATCTATGAGGAGATATACGGCTTTCCTTATGGTGCAGACCTGGCCGTGGTTATGAAAAACGGTAAAGCCGGTTATATCGATAAATCGGGCAGAGAAGTAATGCCCTGCGTATTTGATGATGCATATGATTTCGAAGATGGATATGCGGCGGTTGTAGCTCATGGTAAGTTTGGACTGATAGACACGGAAGGTAATTTTAAACTTCCCGCAATCTATGAGGACGGACATGTATTATCAGCCACAGCGATCGCAGTACAGCAGGATGGATTATGGGGGATTATTGATATCGACGGACAGGTACTGCTCCCCTTCCGGGATGTGAAAGAGATCATTGCGGAACAAACGTACACATTCACTTACTACAAACTGGTAGGGCATCAGCAGGAAGAAAGCTGGTATACCCATGCATTCAAACCACTGGTCATCGGCCCCGTATCAGGTATCGAATGCTTTGGAGAATATTATATCGTTACAAAGGACGGGCGTGCAACTCTAATAGATGCCCAGGGCAATGTGTTACTGGGAGAAGGCTATCTGCATATACGTGCTGAAGAGCTGTTAAATGCGCTCATAGTACAATCAGCAGCAGGTACTGGTCTGTATATCCCTGAAAAAGGCTGGATACTCCCCTGTGTGTATGAGGCAATCTTTCCGCTGGAAGACGCGAATCCGGAAGAAGATGGTACCGTCTATGTCATCGTGAAGAAAAACAAGGAGGCCGGTTTATTTGGCGTAGGCGCTAATAGTCGCTGGATCAAAGCACCGGGTTATCAGCAGTTCAGGTGGTTGAAAAAGGATTTTCTGAGCTACCAGGAAAACAAGTTATGGGGATGTATGGATGCCACAGGGCGCTTACTGACAGAAGCGATATATACGGCTATCAACAGCAAATTTGGCTATCTGCCATATGGACTTGCACTCGGTTTTCATAGTAAGGGTATCGATGTCATCGATGAAGATGGCAGTACCCGTCTATTTCAATCTGTAGAGGCCCAGAATGAGCTCAATGACTATCCGCAGGCATGTTACTCCAAAACAGAGATACAACAGCTGAAACAAGTCGCAAAATCAGCAGAAAAGGCATTGACCTTTTTTGAAGAAGCACAGGAATATAAAGAGCAGGGGCAGTATGAAAAAGCATTAGACCTGTTCCGCCAGTCCGCTGAACTGGGCAATCCGGCAGCACTCACCAGCATCGGTCATACGTATGAAGTAGCCTATGATGATTTCGACAAGGCATTTGCATATTATTCGCAGGCAGCGCAGCTGGGAGAAGTATACGCCATGTCCAACCTCGGCCTTTCGTATCAGTATGGAAGAGGAACAGCGGTGGATATTCCTGCGGCGATTGATTGGTTTCAGAAAGCGGCCGACCGTAAACATGGGGATGCGTATCTCTACCTGGGAGATATTTATTATCATTCGACGTTTAATGTAGTGGATTATGATAAGGCGCTCTTTAACTATTCAAAAGCGCATTTATTACAGGAGCAGCCGGTGGCGGATGCAATAGGACATATCTACGAAGTGAAGCAGAACTATGAACAGGCGGTTTATTACTACGGTGTGGCGGTAGAAAACGGGAATGCTTTTGCGAAATGGCGGCTTGCCTGTCTTTATATGGATGGCAATGGGGTAGATACAGACCTGGAGAAGGCATTGCTGTTATTACACGAGGCTGTTGCAGAACAGGCGGAAGCGCATCTCGACCTGGTTGCCATTTACATGTCGGCCGATTATTACGATGAAGATAAAGCAGGCGCGCATCTGGCAGCCGCAGAAGAGGCGGAGGTACCTGATGTTGCAACTTATAAAGCCCGCTATGAGATATTATGGAAGAGACGGCGCTGA
- a CDS encoding PH domain-containing protein, whose product MITYKSAVSAGIIVPVIIIFSIVLITAVISHTWGLLAFILLTSAFAFYTIFSVVYQLEGDELTIRCGILFKRTLSVQSIRSIRPTRNPLSAPAASLDRLEIAFNKFDTILVSPKDKEAFIGQLRAVNPNIEYLEKRR is encoded by the coding sequence ATGATTACCTATAAATCGGCTGTAAGCGCCGGCATCATAGTGCCTGTTATCATCATCTTTTCGATCGTGCTGATCACCGCTGTCATCTCGCATACCTGGGGATTACTGGCATTCATCCTATTGACTTCAGCGTTTGCTTTCTATACGATCTTTTCTGTTGTATACCAGCTGGAAGGTGATGAACTGACCATCCGTTGCGGTATTCTTTTCAAAAGAACCCTGTCGGTTCAGTCCATCCGCAGTATCAGGCCAACACGTAATCCATTGAGTGCCCCGGCAGCATCGCTCGACAGACTGGAAATAGCTTTCAATAAATTTGATACGATCCTGGTGTCTCCTAAGGATAAGGAAGCTTTTATCGGGCAACTACGCGCTGTCAATCCCAATATCGAATACCTGGAGAAACGACGCTGA
- a CDS encoding TolB family protein, protein MKKVILGSFTLILFSSAILLFQISCQKSADAQAGNGNGTYTLPPATRATLGGVIVGDGLAVSNTGVLSVDPAAGSATQLNKIVFSKYDVDKGNEIWLMNYDGTGQTKVNITLPAGVEIDGDAHLSPDGKKLFFVGIDTKATANKDDIYSCDVDGKNLKKIYDMPASNGHTNLSGVY, encoded by the coding sequence ATGAAAAAAGTAATCCTCGGATCATTTACATTGATCCTGTTCTCCTCTGCAATACTGTTATTCCAGATCAGTTGTCAGAAGTCTGCCGATGCCCAGGCAGGTAACGGAAACGGCACTTATACCCTGCCTCCGGCAACAAGAGCCACATTGGGTGGTGTCATTGTTGGGGATGGTCTTGCGGTAAGCAATACAGGTGTACTGTCTGTTGATCCTGCTGCAGGAAGCGCCACACAGCTAAACAAGATTGTTTTTTCCAAATATGACGTGGATAAAGGTAATGAGATCTGGCTGATGAATTATGATGGAACCGGTCAGACGAAGGTCAACATCACACTGCCTGCTGGTGTGGAAATAGATGGTGATGCACATCTCTCTCCTGATGGTAAAAAACTCTTTTTCGTTGGTATTGATACAAAGGCGACAGCGAATAAAGATGATATCTATTCCTGTGATGTAGATGGTAAGAACCTGAAGAAGATTTATGATATGCCGGCAAGTAATGGTCATACGAACCTGAGCGGCGTATATTAG